Proteins encoded within one genomic window of Micromonospora halotolerans:
- a CDS encoding restriction endonuclease subunit S: MSEIAPWLVNSRYETVPIRYVAKLGTGHTPSRQKPEYWQNCDIPWITLADVWQLRDQSADLIQDTKEKVSALGLAHSAAVKHPAGTVILSRTASVGFSAIMGKDMATSQDFATWTCGHGLHPKFLLYVLKAMAPDLRRVAAGSTHKTIYMPDIEQLRTPLPPLIEQRRIVDFLDRQTIRFRRVVERRQRQLILLSERRRSMLPLMVSGAHLSATPVETNVPWYPALHSEGQIVPLLRAVQLQRGIDLTAEQRRPGNVVVVTTAGVVGEHDVAIVKGPGVVVGRYGSAGAVHWVGRDFWPHNTTLYVRDFKGNDPRFCYYLLKSLPFEMEQARSAIPGLNRNDLHKREVPLLPLELQRQVAHELDDAFGQLERSEELVRQSLALLTERYHAVVTAAVCGQLDASTAEGADV, encoded by the coding sequence GTGAGCGAGATAGCACCCTGGCTCGTCAACTCGCGATACGAAACCGTTCCTATTCGGTACGTGGCGAAGCTGGGGACAGGGCACACCCCGAGCCGTCAAAAGCCGGAGTACTGGCAAAACTGCGACATTCCATGGATCACGCTCGCTGATGTGTGGCAACTGCGGGACCAAAGCGCTGACCTAATCCAAGATACAAAGGAGAAAGTCAGCGCTCTTGGCCTTGCTCACTCTGCTGCCGTAAAGCACCCCGCAGGTACGGTAATTCTTTCCAGGACGGCCTCGGTTGGATTTTCTGCAATCATGGGCAAGGATATGGCGACTAGCCAGGACTTTGCCACCTGGACATGCGGCCACGGACTGCATCCGAAGTTCCTGCTTTATGTTCTGAAGGCAATGGCACCGGACCTGCGGCGGGTCGCTGCGGGATCAACACATAAAACGATCTATATGCCGGACATTGAGCAGTTGCGTACCCCCCTGCCGCCGTTGATTGAGCAGCGGCGGATCGTCGACTTCCTCGACCGGCAGACTATCCGCTTCCGGCGTGTAGTCGAGCGGCGGCAGCGCCAACTGATCCTACTAAGCGAACGCAGGCGCTCTATGCTGCCTTTGATGGTCTCCGGAGCTCACCTTTCTGCAACACCGGTTGAGACGAACGTGCCGTGGTATCCTGCCCTGCATTCCGAGGGCCAGATCGTTCCGTTATTGCGCGCGGTCCAACTGCAGCGTGGCATCGATCTGACTGCCGAGCAACGCCGGCCCGGGAATGTTGTCGTCGTAACAACCGCAGGTGTAGTCGGCGAACATGATGTGGCAATAGTAAAAGGCCCTGGCGTTGTCGTCGGAAGATATGGGTCCGCTGGCGCTGTCCACTGGGTTGGCCGAGACTTCTGGCCGCACAATACAACTCTCTATGTTCGAGACTTCAAAGGAAACGACCCTAGATTCTGTTACTACCTACTAAAATCTCTTCCCTTCGAGATGGAGCAAGCAAGATCCGCTATACCTGGTCTCAATCGGAATGATCTGCATAAGCGCGAGGTGCCTCTGCTGCCATTGGAGTTGCAGCGACAGGTCGCCCACGAGCTTGACGACGCGTTTGGTCAACTTGAGCGCTCGGAGGAATTGGTGCGGCAGAGCCTCGCGCTTCTGACAGAGCGGTATCACGCGGTCGTTACGGCGGCTGTTTGCGGCCAGCTGGATGCCTCGACGGCTGAGGGAGCGGACGTATGA
- a CDS encoding type I restriction-modification system subunit M — MSTKHQELANFIWSVADLLRGDYKQSEYGRVILPLTVLRRLDCVLEPTKDAVLARHKQLKDMGVQNMDPVLRKTAGLSFYNTSEMSIRKLLGDQDHVALNLRAYIGGFSPGAVDVLDKYGFDTQISRLAEAGLLYQVVAKFADIDLHPDVVSNHQMGYVFEELIRRFSEISNETAGEHFTPREVIKLMVNLLLAPDEDDLITPGIVRKVYDPACGTGGMLSEAQDHIQEHNPHATVEVYGQELNGETYAICRSDMMLKGGDPTKIAFGNSFSQDGHEDERFDYMLANPPFGVEWKKVEKSIKDEAARGHAGRFGAGLPRINDGSLLFLQHMISKMKRPEDGGSRLAIVFNGSPLFTGAAGSGESEIRRWILENDLLEGVVALPDQLFYNTGISTYFWILTNRKEPARRRKVVLLDGRDYWTRMRKSLGDKRKMLTDEHIAELTRAYVEALSIADDPEHAQHAKVKVFNTTDFGYQRITVERPLRLRFEVTEETVALLAEAKAVLKYAERESLLAAAKSLVGLRSVARAEFAIEVNALGKLPAAVEKAVWVAFSASDPEGEVQTDRKGNPLPDADLRDNENVSLDEDIHDYLKREVLPHVPDAWIDEAKTKIGYEVPFTRHFYVYHPPRSLADIDAEIKAVENEIQTLLGKVTR, encoded by the coding sequence GTGAGCACTAAGCACCAAGAGCTGGCGAACTTCATCTGGTCGGTGGCCGACCTGCTCCGCGGCGACTACAAGCAGTCCGAGTACGGCCGGGTGATCCTCCCGCTGACCGTGCTCCGGCGTCTCGACTGCGTGCTCGAGCCGACGAAGGACGCGGTGCTCGCCCGGCACAAGCAGCTCAAGGACATGGGCGTGCAGAACATGGACCCGGTGCTACGCAAGACCGCCGGGCTGTCGTTCTACAACACCAGCGAGATGTCCATCCGCAAGCTCCTCGGCGACCAGGACCACGTCGCGCTCAACCTGCGCGCCTACATCGGTGGCTTCTCGCCCGGCGCCGTCGACGTGCTTGACAAGTACGGCTTCGACACGCAGATCAGCCGGCTCGCCGAAGCCGGGCTGCTCTACCAGGTGGTCGCCAAGTTCGCTGATATCGACCTGCACCCGGACGTGGTCTCCAACCACCAGATGGGGTACGTCTTCGAGGAACTGATCCGCCGCTTCTCCGAAATCAGCAACGAGACCGCCGGTGAGCACTTCACCCCGCGCGAGGTCATCAAGCTGATGGTCAACCTGCTCCTCGCCCCCGACGAGGACGACCTGATCACCCCGGGCATCGTGCGCAAGGTCTACGACCCGGCCTGCGGCACCGGCGGCATGCTCAGCGAGGCTCAGGACCACATCCAGGAGCACAACCCGCACGCCACCGTCGAGGTGTACGGGCAGGAACTCAACGGCGAGACGTACGCCATCTGCCGCTCCGACATGATGCTCAAGGGCGGCGACCCGACAAAGATTGCCTTCGGCAACTCGTTCAGCCAGGACGGCCACGAGGACGAGCGGTTCGACTACATGCTCGCCAACCCGCCTTTCGGCGTGGAGTGGAAGAAGGTCGAGAAGTCCATCAAGGACGAGGCGGCCCGGGGCCACGCCGGCCGGTTCGGCGCCGGACTGCCCCGGATCAACGACGGTTCGCTGCTCTTCCTCCAGCACATGATCTCGAAGATGAAGCGCCCCGAGGACGGCGGCAGCCGGCTGGCGATCGTCTTCAACGGCTCGCCGCTCTTCACCGGCGCCGCCGGGTCGGGGGAGTCGGAGATCCGCCGCTGGATCCTGGAGAACGACTTGCTGGAGGGCGTCGTCGCGCTGCCCGACCAGTTGTTCTACAACACCGGCATCTCCACCTACTTCTGGATCCTCACCAATCGGAAGGAGCCAGCGCGCCGGCGGAAGGTCGTGCTGCTCGACGGCCGCGACTACTGGACCAGGATGCGCAAGAGCCTCGGCGACAAGCGCAAGATGCTCACCGACGAACACATCGCCGAGCTGACTCGCGCCTATGTGGAGGCCCTGTCCATCGCGGACGACCCGGAGCACGCGCAGCACGCTAAGGTGAAGGTCTTCAACACCACCGACTTCGGCTACCAGCGCATCACCGTCGAGCGTCCGCTGCGGCTGCGCTTCGAGGTCACCGAGGAGACCGTCGCGCTGCTGGCGGAAGCGAAGGCGGTCCTCAAGTACGCGGAGCGGGAGTCGCTGCTGGCGGCGGCGAAGTCATTGGTCGGTCTGCGGTCTGTGGCTCGGGCTGAGTTCGCGATCGAGGTGAACGCGTTGGGAAAGCTGCCGGCGGCCGTGGAGAAGGCGGTGTGGGTGGCGTTCTCGGCCAGCGACCCGGAGGGGGAGGTGCAGACCGACCGCAAGGGCAACCCGCTGCCGGACGCTGACCTGCGCGACAACGAGAACGTGTCGCTCGACGAGGACATCCACGACTACCTCAAGCGCGAGGTGCTGCCACACGTCCCCGACGCCTGGATCGACGAGGCCAAGACCAAGATCGGGTACGAGGTCCCCTTCACCCGCCATTTCTACGTCTATCATCCCCCGCGGTCGCTCGCGGATATCGATGCAGAAATCAAGGCCGTGGAGAACGAAATTCAGACCCTGCTCGGCAAGGTGACGCGGTGA
- a CDS encoding N-6 DNA methylase, producing the protein MQETPTITAAEIARLAGVGRAAVSNWRKRHADFPAPVGGTAASPEFDLGQVEQWLHAQGKLPELASADRLWRHLAAASQSPAAGLAAVGALLLARQRGQGPGRSADPQFKPLLPDVEALADELGSQGAFDALWQRFSAPGPGRPFATPDDLADLMVGLVGVGGGSVLDPAAGSGATLRAAVRAGCTSAYGQEIDEDLARLAGLWLALRDVAGEVCTGDSLRADAFAGRTFDAVVCHPPFGAANWGDEELGHDPRWIVGTTPRTEPELAWAQHALAHLRAGGHAVLLMPPTVASRRPGRRIRAELLRRGALRAVIALPPGVAAPHGVPLHLWVLRRPAPDAPPPARTLLVDAAAGDAAETYARILAVWRAFTAAPDADVEEAGFARAVPVIELLDEEVDLTPARRQPTVAGEVTGEHLVRTRERLAAIVGDLPGLMPQVTPSPEGTDGEFLSVGELARAGALQLIGPIRAASSEGGEPSAGGPSVLTVQDVLGGEGPSGRDDGRLGQEVRLAAGDVVVPMIARQLTARVVTTEGALLGRNLYLLRPNPAALDSWFLAGQLRTSANEKQASSLSGTLRFDIRRAQVRRLPLDEQRAHGEAFRRLDAFESAIRQAATLGAEMVQLTADGLARGALRPDQRHPGGPRRGKDPRRPPS; encoded by the coding sequence GTGCAGGAGACACCGACCATCACCGCAGCGGAGATCGCCCGGCTCGCCGGTGTCGGTCGGGCCGCAGTCAGCAACTGGCGCAAACGACACGCCGACTTCCCCGCCCCGGTTGGCGGCACCGCGGCCAGTCCCGAGTTCGACCTGGGGCAGGTCGAGCAGTGGCTCCACGCCCAGGGGAAACTTCCCGAGCTGGCCAGCGCCGACCGGCTGTGGCGGCATCTCGCCGCCGCGAGCCAGTCACCCGCCGCCGGCCTGGCCGCCGTCGGCGCCCTGCTCCTGGCCCGGCAACGCGGTCAAGGCCCCGGCCGTTCAGCTGATCCGCAGTTCAAGCCGCTACTGCCCGACGTCGAGGCGCTCGCCGACGAACTCGGATCGCAGGGCGCCTTCGACGCGCTGTGGCAACGGTTCTCCGCTCCCGGACCGGGCCGCCCGTTCGCCACCCCGGACGACCTGGCGGATCTGATGGTCGGGCTCGTCGGCGTCGGTGGCGGCTCTGTCCTCGACCCGGCCGCCGGCTCTGGCGCCACGTTGCGCGCCGCCGTCCGCGCCGGCTGCACCTCGGCCTACGGGCAGGAAATCGACGAGGACCTCGCCCGGCTCGCCGGATTGTGGCTGGCCCTGCGCGACGTGGCGGGGGAGGTCTGCACCGGTGACTCGCTGCGCGCCGATGCCTTCGCCGGCCGCACCTTCGACGCCGTCGTCTGCCACCCGCCGTTCGGTGCCGCCAACTGGGGCGACGAGGAGCTCGGCCACGACCCCCGCTGGATCGTCGGCACCACCCCACGTACCGAGCCGGAGCTGGCCTGGGCGCAGCACGCCCTGGCCCACCTACGCGCCGGTGGCCATGCCGTCCTGCTGATGCCACCCACCGTCGCCAGCCGACGCCCCGGCCGCCGCATCCGCGCCGAGCTGCTGCGCCGCGGCGCTTTGCGGGCCGTCATCGCGCTTCCGCCCGGCGTGGCCGCGCCGCACGGCGTACCCCTGCACCTGTGGGTGCTGCGGCGGCCGGCACCCGACGCGCCGCCTCCGGCGCGGACGCTGCTGGTGGACGCCGCTGCCGGCGACGCTGCCGAGACCTACGCGCGGATCCTCGCCGTCTGGCGCGCCTTCACCGCCGCGCCGGACGCCGACGTCGAGGAGGCCGGCTTCGCCCGGGCGGTCCCGGTCATCGAGCTGCTCGACGAGGAGGTCGACCTCACCCCCGCGCGCCGCCAACCCACCGTCGCGGGCGAGGTGACGGGGGAGCATCTGGTACGCACCAGAGAGCGCCTCGCTGCCATCGTCGGCGACCTGCCGGGGCTGATGCCGCAGGTGACTCCGTCGCCCGAGGGAACGGACGGGGAGTTCCTGTCGGTGGGCGAGCTGGCCCGCGCCGGTGCACTGCAGCTGATCGGCCCGATCCGCGCCGCGTCATCCGAGGGCGGTGAGCCCTCAGCCGGCGGGCCGTCGGTGCTGACCGTCCAGGACGTTCTGGGCGGCGAAGGTCCCTCCGGCCGGGACGACGGGCGGCTCGGCCAGGAGGTCCGGCTCGCGGCCGGGGACGTGGTGGTGCCGATGATCGCGCGCCAGCTCACCGCCCGCGTGGTGACGACCGAGGGGGCGCTGCTGGGGCGGAACCTCTACCTGCTGCGGCCCAATCCGGCGGCGCTGGACTCGTGGTTTCTCGCCGGTCAGCTGCGGACGTCGGCAAACGAGAAGCAGGCGTCGAGCCTGTCCGGGACGCTGCGGTTCGACATCCGGCGGGCCCAGGTGCGGCGGCTGCCGCTGGACGAGCAGCGCGCGCACGGGGAGGCGTTCCGGCGACTCGATGCGTTCGAGTCGGCAATCCGACAGGCGGCGACCCTTGGCGCGGAAATGGTCCAGCTCACCGCCGACGGCCTCGCGCGCGGGGCGCTCCGACCTGATCAGCGTCATCCCGGCGGCCCTCGGCGAGGTAAGGACCCCAGGAGGCCGCCGAGCTGA
- a CDS encoding DUF4352 domain-containing protein produces MRKATTLALLATGLVALGCGAGSTDDATSSKADAGGAKGEDKPAKVAKIGQPARDGKFEFTVKSSKCGVTKIGTDLIGAKAQGQFCLVTLNVKNIGKEAQMFDGSSQKAYAANGTEYSADGGAAIYANKNAETFLNDINPGNQVTGVVVFDIPKNVKIAKLELHDSPFSGGVTVSLA; encoded by the coding sequence ATGCGCAAGGCCACCACTCTCGCTCTGCTCGCCACCGGTCTCGTCGCGCTGGGCTGCGGCGCCGGCTCCACGGACGACGCCACCAGCAGCAAGGCCGACGCCGGCGGCGCCAAGGGCGAGGACAAGCCCGCCAAGGTCGCGAAGATCGGTCAGCCGGCCAGGGACGGCAAGTTCGAGTTCACGGTCAAGTCGTCCAAGTGCGGCGTCACCAAGATCGGCACCGACCTGATCGGCGCCAAGGCCCAGGGCCAGTTCTGCCTGGTCACGCTCAACGTCAAGAACATCGGCAAGGAGGCGCAGATGTTCGATGGCAGCAGCCAGAAGGCGTACGCCGCCAACGGCACCGAGTACTCCGCCGACGGCGGGGCCGCCATCTACGCCAACAAGAACGCCGAGACGTTCCTCAACGACATCAACCCCGGCAACCAGGTCACCGGCGTGGTCGTCTTCGACATCCCGAAGAACGTGAAGATCGCCAAGCTCGAGCTGCACGACTCGCCGTTCTCCGGCGGCGTGACCGTCTCCCTCGCCTGA
- a CDS encoding ribonuclease HI translates to MRPDEFLRALDLLPAPLHARALPLRRYVRHTTCAECQRIGDAVTLALTAANYDEFDSASELLDTAERLAAAHGTACRPHQDEQRGRGRVTRWAEVSAPVVAATDASWKGRAGGIAYVVSDGHYGLRGRGTGRLDPTGASRVLINELRAVDFLLSAYEEAPAGMTVLLDSTVALRWLCRWQAGEVSAMPAGYSLRQRRWADRPTLVRLADQVSLRPDLSFQHVKGHSGHALNEAADGLSHMARRRVEESFDVRPRAHDLVGAFLRDWHAGLPH, encoded by the coding sequence GTGCGTCCCGATGAGTTCCTCCGTGCCCTGGACCTGCTCCCCGCTCCCCTGCACGCCCGCGCCCTCCCCCTGCGCCGCTACGTCCGCCACACCACCTGCGCGGAATGCCAGCGGATCGGCGACGCGGTCACGCTCGCGCTCACCGCGGCGAACTACGACGAATTCGACTCGGCCAGCGAGCTCCTGGACACCGCTGAGCGCCTCGCCGCCGCGCATGGCACGGCCTGCCGTCCGCATCAGGACGAGCAGCGCGGACGCGGCCGGGTCACGCGGTGGGCGGAGGTGTCCGCGCCGGTCGTCGCGGCGACCGACGCCAGCTGGAAGGGCCGCGCCGGCGGCATCGCATACGTGGTCAGTGACGGCCACTACGGCCTGCGTGGCCGGGGCACGGGCCGGCTCGACCCGACCGGGGCGTCGCGGGTGCTGATCAACGAGTTGCGGGCGGTGGACTTCCTGCTCTCGGCGTACGAGGAGGCGCCGGCGGGGATGACGGTGTTGCTGGACAGCACGGTGGCGCTGCGCTGGCTGTGCCGTTGGCAGGCCGGTGAGGTGTCGGCGATGCCGGCCGGCTACAGCCTGCGCCAGCGCCGCTGGGCTGACCGGCCGACGCTGGTGCGGCTCGCCGATCAGGTGAGCCTCCGGCCGGACCTGTCCTTCCAGCACGTGAAGGGGCACAGCGGGCATGCCCTCAACGAGGCTGCCGATGGCCTGTCGCACATGGCCCGCCGCCGGGTCGAGGAGAGCTTCGACGTTCGCCCGCGGGCGCACGACCTGGTCGGCGCCTTCCTGCGGGACTGGCACGCCGGCCTTCCCCACTGA
- a CDS encoding AAA family ATPase produces the protein MNPTEPLVELIFDRLAADRVPDDTAEVVLAALSGEADLAAALAGAPTTLEPQRTAADEPRERIWLSSVTVAGFRGVGPERTLAIEPGPGLTVVVGRNGSGKSSFAEAVELALTGDSARWADRNSVWRTGWRNLHAGDPCRIAVELRVDGVATPTRVVRSWPSEAELGDAEVAVTSARGTHRDLAELGLARPLELYRPFLTAAELGRLTAGTQSQLFDAISAILGLEAITDADRRLMTAARPVDATIREVRGQRAALAATLAGIDDDRARRAAALLAVNRPDLAALTAILDEPDEPTADEAVLLCRRLADMRLPDTDEVTRLAGQLREAAAQARRHDGGRSRASLRSAELLRLAIEHHDDRGDGSCPVCATGRLDGDWRTSAAASLAELRDRTLAAQAAASRLTALLQRAHYLIDDLDVPSGDADGVPVDDLHAAVTALRLAPGGPEELADHLTARYPAVLVAAQAAQAYAKGLLRQRDTGWQAVAGDLRAWIASAATLPGRERALARLKAARAWLKETGAELRNQRVAPFAEHSQRIWAQLRQESNVELGAMTLEGANTRRRVVIPVSVDGADNGTALGVMSQGEMHALGLATFLPRGCAPESPFRFIVVDDPVQSMDPAKVDGLARVLAELAEQRQVVVFTHDTRLPDALARLDLGRSRIVEVTRAESSVVTLRPGSDPVTRYLDDAYALARTEEIASEVRGPVVAELCRSAIEAACHRIVWRRRVARGVPHDDIERAVVAASRRLTTTVALALFDDADRGGDVLGYLSRRHGTRAVGAYKACKEGVHGAYLFDLPELVSDARHLAEALRAHVPAVPAPRDGAEVRS, from the coding sequence ATGAATCCCACGGAACCCCTGGTCGAGCTGATCTTCGACCGGCTCGCCGCGGACCGCGTACCCGATGACACCGCCGAGGTGGTCCTCGCCGCGCTGAGCGGCGAGGCCGACCTGGCCGCCGCGCTCGCCGGCGCACCGACCACGCTGGAGCCGCAGCGCACCGCGGCGGACGAGCCGCGGGAGCGGATCTGGCTCTCGTCGGTCACCGTCGCCGGGTTCCGCGGCGTCGGCCCGGAGCGCACCCTCGCCATCGAGCCCGGCCCCGGGCTGACCGTGGTGGTCGGGCGCAACGGCTCCGGCAAGTCCAGCTTCGCCGAGGCCGTGGAGCTGGCCCTTACCGGGGACAGCGCGCGCTGGGCGGACCGCAACAGCGTGTGGCGTACCGGGTGGCGCAACCTGCACGCCGGCGACCCGTGCCGGATCGCCGTGGAGCTGCGGGTCGACGGGGTGGCCACGCCTACCCGGGTGGTCCGTTCCTGGCCGTCGGAGGCGGAGCTGGGCGATGCCGAGGTGGCGGTCACCAGCGCACGCGGCACCCACCGGGACCTCGCCGAGCTGGGGTTGGCTCGGCCGCTGGAGCTGTATCGGCCGTTCCTCACCGCCGCCGAGCTGGGACGGCTCACCGCCGGCACGCAGAGCCAGCTCTTCGACGCCATCTCCGCGATCCTCGGCCTGGAGGCGATCACCGACGCCGACCGCCGCCTGATGACCGCCGCGCGCCCCGTCGACGCCACCATCAGGGAGGTACGCGGACAGCGCGCCGCCCTCGCCGCCACCCTCGCCGGGATCGACGACGACCGGGCCCGCCGGGCGGCGGCGCTGCTCGCCGTAAACCGTCCGGACCTGGCGGCGCTGACCGCGATCCTCGACGAGCCGGACGAGCCGACCGCCGATGAGGCAGTGCTTCTCTGCCGGCGGCTGGCGGACATGCGGCTGCCCGACACCGACGAGGTGACCCGCCTTGCCGGGCAGCTGCGGGAGGCCGCCGCGCAGGCGCGCCGGCACGACGGTGGCCGGTCGCGGGCGTCGCTGCGCAGCGCCGAGCTGCTCCGGCTGGCCATCGAGCACCACGACGACCGGGGTGACGGGTCCTGCCCGGTCTGCGCGACCGGCCGCCTCGACGGCGACTGGCGGACCAGCGCGGCCGCGTCCCTGGCGGAGCTGCGCGACCGCACCCTGGCTGCCCAGGCCGCCGCTTCCCGGCTGACCGCGCTGCTGCAGCGGGCGCACTACCTGATTGACGACCTGGACGTGCCGAGCGGTGACGCCGACGGGGTGCCGGTCGACGACCTGCACGCGGCGGTGACGGCGCTGCGGCTCGCACCGGGCGGGCCGGAGGAGCTGGCCGACCATCTGACCGCGCGGTACCCGGCGGTGCTCGTGGCGGCGCAGGCCGCGCAGGCGTACGCGAAGGGTCTGCTCCGCCAGCGCGACACCGGCTGGCAGGCGGTGGCCGGCGACCTGCGGGCCTGGATCGCGTCGGCTGCGACGCTGCCGGGGCGTGAACGCGCCCTCGCCCGGTTGAAGGCGGCGCGGGCGTGGCTGAAGGAAACGGGGGCGGAGCTGCGCAACCAGCGGGTGGCGCCGTTCGCCGAGCACTCGCAGCGGATCTGGGCGCAGCTGCGGCAGGAGAGCAACGTCGAGCTCGGGGCGATGACCCTGGAAGGGGCGAACACCCGGCGGCGGGTGGTGATCCCGGTCAGCGTGGACGGCGCCGACAACGGCACCGCCCTGGGCGTGATGAGCCAGGGCGAGATGCACGCCCTCGGGTTGGCGACGTTCCTGCCGCGCGGCTGCGCGCCGGAGAGCCCGTTCCGGTTCATCGTGGTCGACGACCCGGTGCAGAGCATGGACCCGGCCAAGGTGGACGGGCTGGCCCGGGTGCTCGCCGAGCTGGCCGAGCAGCGGCAGGTGGTGGTCTTCACCCACGACACCCGGCTGCCCGACGCGCTCGCCCGCCTCGACCTCGGACGGTCCCGCATCGTGGAGGTGACCCGCGCGGAGAGTTCGGTGGTGACCCTGCGGCCCGGCTCCGACCCGGTGACCCGCTACCTCGACGACGCGTACGCGCTGGCCCGCACCGAGGAGATCGCGTCCGAGGTGCGCGGGCCGGTGGTGGCGGAGCTGTGCCGCTCGGCAATCGAGGCGGCCTGCCACCGGATCGTGTGGCGGCGGCGGGTGGCCCGCGGTGTGCCGCACGACGACATCGAACGGGCCGTCGTCGCCGCCTCCCGCAGGCTGACCACCACCGTCGCGCTGGCACTGTTCGACGACGCCGACCGGGGCGGTGACGTGCTCGGATACCTGAGCCGCCGGCACGGGACGCGGGCAGTGGGCGCGTACAAGGCGTGCAAGGAGGGCGTGCACGGGGCGTACCTGTTCGACCTGCCCGAACTGGTCTCCGACGCCCGCCACCTCGCAGAGGCGCTGCGGGCCCACGTCCCTGCGGTGCCCGCGCCCCGCGACGGCGCCGAGGTCCGGTCGTGA
- a CDS encoding DUF4190 domain-containing protein, translating into MTYPQPGTHPTRPQPPLPAVLGPYPPVSAPTGAYAPVPAMPYQGGYPLGGQRLTVQPILTSGMATASLVLGILGVLGGWCLFGLPCVLAVILGHLALRETRDGMRSGHGMAVAGLVLGYVFVGPMILFTVMVFFGSVLSAATPTP; encoded by the coding sequence ATGACCTACCCGCAGCCCGGCACCCACCCCACCCGACCGCAGCCGCCGCTGCCCGCCGTCCTGGGGCCGTATCCCCCGGTGTCCGCGCCCACCGGCGCGTACGCGCCGGTCCCGGCCATGCCCTACCAGGGCGGCTACCCGCTCGGCGGGCAGCGACTCACCGTCCAGCCCATCCTGACCTCGGGAATGGCGACGGCGTCGCTGGTGCTCGGGATCCTCGGCGTGCTCGGCGGCTGGTGCCTGTTCGGCCTGCCCTGCGTCCTGGCCGTCATCCTCGGCCACCTGGCCCTGCGGGAGACCCGCGACGGCATGCGGTCGGGGCACGGCATGGCGGTCGCCGGCCTCGTCCTGGGATACGTGTTCGTCGGCCCGATGATCCTCTTCACCGTCATGGTGTTCTTCGGCAGCGTCCTGAGCGCCGCCACCCCGACGCCCTAA